A genomic segment from Propioniciclava sp. MC1595 encodes:
- a CDS encoding substrate-binding domain-containing protein, with product MSGLLLRDPRNPTYGLLHSRLQQETTDAELQLVTVVPSVAQRAEFEASSLQRLLGLRVGGLFVATGVLQSDLLTPFLSAVPVVSVGRVELDPRIHAVSYDEDAHGALLADRVVAHGHRRVAVLVTGPEVSTAENRRSLAIVTRLQERGAEVLEFEAHQFGVSGERDDEIIRVAREGGVTAAMFPSDWRAIHFLEIAVKAGVRVPDDLSVTGCDGIAPGLPLLGLATIRVPVETVARRGVEVMRQLMDAPEPVRARHELHRGYLIDGTTLSVPPLAGA from the coding sequence GTGTCCGGGCTGCTGCTGCGCGACCCGCGCAACCCCACCTACGGGCTCCTGCACAGCCGCCTGCAGCAGGAGACGACCGACGCCGAACTGCAACTGGTGACCGTCGTGCCGTCGGTGGCCCAGCGCGCCGAGTTCGAAGCCAGCAGCCTGCAACGCCTGCTCGGGCTGCGCGTGGGAGGCCTGTTCGTGGCCACCGGTGTGCTGCAGTCCGACCTGCTCACGCCGTTCCTGTCCGCGGTGCCCGTCGTGTCGGTCGGACGCGTGGAACTGGACCCGCGCATCCACGCCGTCTCCTACGACGAGGACGCCCACGGCGCCCTGCTCGCCGACCGGGTGGTGGCCCACGGCCATCGGCGCGTGGCCGTGCTCGTGACCGGCCCCGAGGTGTCGACGGCCGAGAACCGACGCTCGCTCGCGATCGTCACGCGGTTGCAGGAACGGGGCGCCGAGGTGCTGGAGTTCGAGGCCCACCAGTTCGGCGTCTCGGGCGAGCGCGACGACGAGATCATCCGGGTGGCCCGGGAAGGTGGCGTCACCGCCGCCATGTTCCCGAGCGACTGGCGGGCCATCCACTTCCTCGAGATCGCGGTGAAGGCTGGCGTCCGCGTGCCCGACGACCTGTCGGTCACCGGCTGTGACGGCATCGCGCCCGGCCTGCCGTTGTTGGGGTTGGCGACGATTCGCGTGCCCGTCGAGACGGTGGCCCGCCGCGGCGTCGAGGTCATGCGTCAACTCATGGACGCCCCCGAGCCGGTCCGGGCCCGCCACGAGTTGCACCGCGGTTACCTCATCGACGGGACGACCCTGTCGGTGCCGCCGCTGGCCGGCGCCTGA
- a CDS encoding deoxyribonuclease IV, with product MTPTQQGFHVGAHADADPLAHAAAGGFSIMQTFIGDPQAWKGHAVDHPGGAEGLKQDAATAGVGLYIHAPYVINVATTNNRIRIPSRQILARQVKLAAEVGARGVIVHGGHVSANDDPAVGFDNWRKAIEGLDLEVPILIENTAGGANAMARHLDRIAQLWDAISGAEGFENVGFCLDTCHAHAGGLDPSGLVDTIKGITGRIDLVHLNDSRDAAGSGADRHEVLGLGQVDPEFLVEVVREANTATILETPGDAASHAAQVEWLRELL from the coding sequence GTGACCCCCACCCAGCAGGGCTTCCACGTCGGCGCCCACGCGGACGCCGACCCGCTCGCCCACGCCGCCGCCGGCGGCTTCTCGATCATGCAGACCTTCATCGGCGACCCGCAGGCCTGGAAGGGCCACGCGGTCGACCACCCGGGCGGCGCCGAGGGCCTCAAGCAGGACGCCGCCACGGCCGGCGTGGGCCTCTACATCCACGCGCCCTACGTGATCAACGTGGCGACCACGAACAACCGCATCCGCATCCCGAGCCGCCAGATCCTGGCCCGCCAGGTGAAGCTGGCCGCCGAGGTCGGCGCCCGCGGCGTCATCGTGCACGGCGGGCACGTGTCGGCCAACGACGACCCCGCGGTCGGCTTCGACAACTGGCGCAAGGCGATCGAGGGGCTCGACCTCGAGGTGCCGATCCTCATCGAGAACACCGCCGGCGGGGCCAACGCGATGGCCCGCCACCTCGACCGCATCGCCCAGCTGTGGGACGCCATCTCCGGCGCCGAGGGCTTCGAGAACGTCGGTTTCTGCCTCGACACCTGCCACGCGCACGCCGGCGGGCTCGACCCGTCGGGGCTGGTCGACACGATCAAGGGCATCACCGGGCGCATCGACCTGGTGCACCTCAACGACTCCCGGGACGCCGCGGGCTCAGGTGCCGACCGCCACGAGGTGCTGGGGCTGGGCCAGGTCGACCCGGAGTTCCTCGTCGAGGTCGTGCGCGAGGCGAACACCGCGACGATCCTGGAGACCCCCGGTGACGCGGCCTCCCATGCCGCCCAGGTGGAGTGGTTGCGCGAGCTCCTCTGA
- a CDS encoding ACT domain-containing protein yields MAGLTNLHEILGALRPSVRQGSFVYVTLPTPPEVEAYARIVEDEGITLVVDQSTADEHGWEYEGVFAWITLQVHTSLTSVGITAAVSTALARVGISCNVLAGYYHDHLLVPAESVDEAIDVLGGLES; encoded by the coding sequence ATGGCCGGACTCACCAACCTGCACGAGATCCTCGGCGCGCTGCGCCCGAGCGTGCGCCAGGGCTCCTTCGTCTACGTCACGCTGCCCACGCCGCCGGAGGTGGAGGCGTACGCCCGCATCGTCGAGGACGAGGGCATCACGCTCGTCGTCGACCAGTCCACCGCCGACGAGCACGGCTGGGAGTACGAGGGCGTCTTCGCGTGGATCACGCTGCAGGTGCACACGTCGCTGACCTCGGTGGGCATCACCGCGGCGGTCTCGACGGCGCTGGCGCGGGTCGGCATCTCCTGCAACGTGCTCGCCGGCTACTACCACGACCACCTCCTCGTGCCGGCCGAGTCGGTCGACGAGGCCATCGACGTGCTGGGCGGTCTCGAGTCGTGA
- a CDS encoding long-chain fatty acid--CoA ligase — translation MDTSHLAVRFAETARTHASRPATRIKSGDGWRVQSYRELAIRVNALAAHLVAQGVEAGDRVLLLSNNRPEWSIADLALLTIRAVPVPIYSTSTPEQVRHIAGDSGAVFGFVETAALLGRLTEVWDQLDGLRGVWTFEPAASGDDRVRTLADVLAQPAGDDAVATVQQRLAEASGDDLASIIYTSGTTGEPRGAALTHRGFTFELDALDAFFDMTPEDSSLAFLPLSHALERAWTYKVLTGGCLNTYVADARTVAEALVEARPTMFVSVPRLYEKVFLTVHERVAASPAKKKIFEWAMGVGAQSQHAYRKGRQPSAWLKAQLPIADKLVFSSIRDALGGPKTVMACGGAPLRKEIEEFFSAAGILVSQGYGLTEASPLVSFNSPGAFKFGTVGRVVVGGEVKIADEGEIWYRGSNVMQGYWNLPEATAAAVDDEGWLHTGDVGYVDTDGYLVITDRIKDIIVTSGGKNIAPAPIEGMILADPLFEHAVVLGNNRPFVTLLVRPSLPHLEELAERLQVRFSDAAELVNSPEVTEEIRRRVAALTERLPSQEQIKDLRVALEEFTMENGLLTPTLKVRRRQVEERFSALIEDMYAKVQERRARRGH, via the coding sequence ATGGACACCTCGCACCTCGCCGTTCGTTTCGCCGAGACCGCGCGCACGCACGCGTCGCGCCCGGCCACCCGCATCAAGTCCGGCGACGGGTGGCGGGTGCAGAGCTACCGCGAGCTGGCGATCCGGGTGAACGCGCTGGCCGCACACCTGGTGGCCCAGGGCGTCGAGGCGGGCGACCGGGTGCTGCTGCTGAGCAACAACCGCCCCGAGTGGAGCATCGCCGACCTGGCGCTGCTGACGATCCGGGCGGTGCCGGTGCCGATCTACTCGACGAGCACCCCCGAGCAGGTGCGGCACATCGCCGGCGACTCCGGGGCCGTCTTCGGCTTCGTCGAGACCGCTGCGCTGCTGGGCCGCCTCACCGAGGTGTGGGACCAGCTCGACGGCCTCCGCGGGGTGTGGACCTTCGAGCCCGCGGCGTCCGGGGACGACCGGGTGCGCACGCTGGCCGACGTCCTGGCCCAGCCGGCCGGCGACGACGCGGTCGCGACCGTGCAGCAGCGGTTGGCCGAGGCGTCCGGCGACGACCTCGCCTCGATCATCTACACCTCGGGCACCACGGGTGAGCCGCGCGGTGCCGCGCTGACCCACCGGGGCTTCACCTTCGAACTCGACGCGTTGGACGCCTTCTTCGACATGACGCCCGAGGACAGCTCGCTGGCGTTCCTGCCGCTGTCGCACGCGCTCGAGCGCGCCTGGACCTACAAGGTGCTCACCGGCGGCTGCCTCAACACCTACGTCGCCGACGCCCGCACCGTCGCCGAGGCGTTGGTCGAGGCCCGGCCCACGATGTTCGTGTCGGTGCCGCGGCTGTACGAGAAGGTCTTCCTCACCGTGCACGAGCGGGTGGCGGCCTCGCCGGCGAAGAAGAAGATCTTCGAGTGGGCGATGGGCGTGGGCGCGCAGAGCCAGCACGCCTACCGCAAGGGACGCCAGCCCTCGGCCTGGCTGAAGGCCCAGCTGCCGATCGCGGACAAGCTGGTGTTCTCGTCGATCCGGGACGCCCTCGGCGGTCCCAAGACCGTGATGGCGTGCGGCGGCGCCCCGCTGCGCAAGGAGATCGAGGAGTTCTTCTCGGCCGCCGGCATCTTGGTCTCGCAGGGCTACGGCCTGACCGAGGCGTCGCCGCTGGTGTCGTTCAACTCCCCGGGCGCGTTCAAGTTCGGCACGGTCGGGCGCGTGGTCGTGGGCGGCGAGGTGAAGATCGCCGACGAGGGCGAGATCTGGTACCGCGGCTCCAACGTGATGCAGGGCTACTGGAACCTGCCCGAGGCCACCGCCGCCGCGGTCGACGACGAGGGCTGGCTGCACACCGGTGACGTCGGCTACGTCGACACTGACGGCTACCTGGTCATCACCGACCGGATCAAGGACATCATCGTCACCTCCGGCGGCAAGAACATCGCCCCGGCGCCGATCGAGGGCATGATCCTGGCCGACCCGCTGTTCGAGCACGCGGTCGTGCTGGGCAACAACCGCCCCTTCGTGACGCTGCTCGTGCGCCCGTCGCTGCCCCACCTCGAGGAGCTCGCCGAGCGCCTCCAGGTGCGCTTCTCGGACGCCGCGGAGCTGGTGAACTCGCCCGAGGTCACCGAGGAGATCCGCCGCCGCGTCGCCGCGCTCACCGAACGGCTGCCCAGCCAGGAGCAGATCAAGGACCTCCGCGTCGCGCTGGAGGAGTTCACGATGGAGAACGGCCTCCTGACGCCCACGCTGAAGGTGCGCCGCCGCCAGGTCGAGGAGCGCTTCTCGGCGCTCATCGAGGACATGTACGCCAAGGTTCAGGAGCGAAGGGCCCGCCGCGGGCACTAG
- a CDS encoding RNA polymerase sigma factor, protein MTLQGEGADTFEEYVRERSVALQRFAYLVTRHPEDARDAVQDALIGLWPRFAEVRARGDVDAYVHRSIVNASVSRWRRTRRSTPVEAPEDLPQAAESGFEDEVADADAAWRLCETLGPDQRAAVVLRYWSGLTFAEIADVLGCAEATARSHVHRALTRLRTQLLEDPR, encoded by the coding sequence GTGACGCTGCAGGGCGAGGGGGCGGACACGTTCGAGGAGTACGTGCGCGAGCGCTCCGTCGCGCTCCAGCGGTTCGCGTACCTCGTCACACGCCACCCCGAGGACGCCCGTGACGCCGTCCAGGACGCACTCATCGGCCTGTGGCCGCGCTTCGCCGAGGTGCGCGCGCGGGGTGACGTGGACGCCTACGTCCACCGCTCGATCGTGAACGCCTCGGTCTCGCGCTGGCGCCGCACGCGCCGCTCGACCCCTGTCGAGGCTCCCGAGGACCTGCCGCAGGCCGCGGAGTCCGGCTTCGAGGACGAGGTCGCCGACGCGGACGCCGCCTGGCGTCTGTGCGAGACCCTCGGTCCCGACCAGCGCGCGGCCGTCGTGCTGCGGTACTGGTCGGGCCTGACCTTCGCCGAGATCGCCGACGTGCTCGGCTGCGCGGAGGCCACCGCGCGCAGCCACGTGCACCGCGCGCTGACCCGGCTCCGCACGCAGTTGCTGGAGGACCCGCGATGA
- a CDS encoding globin — protein MADVTTSFYDRVGGAPTFKALVDRFYEGVANDPPLRAMYPEEDLGPANDRLRMFLEQYWGGPKTYGETRGHPRLRMRHAPFIVTPTQRDRWLHHMLAAVDTLALPEAEDAELREYLVRAAQFMVNTFDDPEA, from the coding sequence ATGGCCGACGTGACGACGAGCTTCTACGACCGCGTGGGCGGCGCGCCGACCTTCAAGGCCCTGGTGGACCGCTTCTACGAGGGCGTCGCGAACGACCCGCCCCTGCGGGCGATGTACCCCGAGGAGGACCTCGGCCCCGCGAACGACCGGCTGCGGATGTTCCTCGAGCAGTACTGGGGCGGGCCCAAGACCTACGGCGAGACCCGCGGGCACCCGCGCCTGCGCATGCGGCACGCGCCCTTCATCGTGACCCCCACCCAGCGCGACCGCTGGCTGCACCACATGCTGGCAGCCGTCGACACGCTGGCGCTGCCCGAGGCCGAGGACGCGGAGCTGCGCGAGTACCTCGTCCGGGCGGCGCAGTTCATGGTGAACACCTTCGACGACCCGGAGGCCTGA
- a CDS encoding amidohydrolase — translation MRQPLADAVADLQPALTTLARELHADPETAFEEVRAAGRIATLLAAEGVEPRVGVHGLDTAVRAEVGSDTGRTIAILAEYDALPGIGHACGHNVIAATGVGAFLALARLAASDPDAVPGRVVLLGTPAEEGHTGKEYMAREGAFDGLDAAIMLHPYAHDLADHVWLGRRTARVTFSGVAAHASSEPEKGRNALDAATLFYTGIGLFRQQMTPGDRVHAIVADGGTRASIIPEAAALDLYVRSPGIDGLGALSARVEDIARGAALMAGVEVDLAWDAHPASLPVRTNGPLTERWVAAQADRGRRALPLGSVPASTAASTDFGNVSVRVPGIHPLLAIAPAGVALHTRTFADATGSSAAMDAVADGAYGLAAVALEYLRDDALAAAVRADFEASGGLVDVPALFG, via the coding sequence ATGCGCCAACCCCTCGCGGACGCCGTCGCCGACCTCCAGCCCGCCCTCACCACGCTGGCCCGTGAGCTGCACGCCGACCCCGAGACCGCCTTCGAGGAGGTCCGCGCCGCGGGGCGGATCGCGACCCTCCTGGCCGCGGAAGGGGTGGAGCCGCGCGTCGGCGTCCACGGCCTCGACACCGCCGTGCGGGCGGAGGTCGGGAGCGACACCGGGCGCACGATCGCGATCCTGGCCGAGTACGACGCCCTGCCCGGCATCGGGCACGCGTGTGGCCACAACGTCATCGCGGCGACCGGAGTGGGCGCGTTCCTCGCGCTGGCCCGCCTCGCCGCCTCAGACCCGGACGCCGTCCCCGGCCGGGTCGTCCTGCTCGGCACGCCCGCCGAGGAGGGCCACACGGGCAAGGAGTACATGGCCCGGGAGGGCGCCTTCGACGGCCTCGACGCCGCGATCATGCTGCACCCCTACGCCCACGACCTCGCCGACCACGTGTGGCTCGGCCGGCGCACGGCGCGGGTGACGTTCTCGGGGGTGGCGGCGCACGCGTCGTCGGAGCCCGAGAAGGGCCGCAACGCCTTGGACGCCGCGACGTTGTTCTACACGGGGATCGGGTTGTTCCGGCAGCAGATGACCCCCGGAGACCGGGTGCACGCGATCGTCGCCGACGGCGGGACCCGCGCCTCGATCATCCCCGAGGCGGCCGCCCTCGACCTGTACGTGCGCTCCCCCGGGATCGACGGGCTGGGTGCCCTGTCGGCCCGCGTCGAGGACATCGCCCGCGGCGCCGCGCTCATGGCCGGCGTCGAGGTCGACCTCGCCTGGGACGCCCACCCCGCCTCGCTGCCCGTGCGCACCAACGGCCCGCTCACCGAGCGCTGGGTCGCGGCCCAGGCCGATCGCGGACGCCGCGCGCTCCCGTTGGGCAGCGTCCCGGCCTCGACCGCCGCCTCGACCGACTTCGGGAACGTGAGCGTCCGCGTGCCGGGGATCCACCCCCTGCTGGCGATCGCCCCGGCCGGGGTCGCCCTGCACACCCGCACGTTCGCCGACGCGACCGGCTCCTCGGCCGCGATGGACGCCGTCGCCGACGGCGCCTACGGGCTGGCCGCCGTGGCACTGGAGTACCTGCGCGACGACGCGCTGGCGGCAGCGGTGCGGGCCGACTTCGAGGCGTCCGGGGGCTTGGTCGACGTGCCGGCGCTGTTCGGCTGA
- the rpsF gene encoding 30S ribosomal protein S6, whose product MRKYEIMVIVSPDVDDRQVQGVVEKPFEAFKAAGGTVDNVDTWGRRRLAYDIQKKSEGIYVVLNVTAEPAVVKELDRQYTLNEQIMRTKVIRPDLHH is encoded by the coding sequence ATGCGCAAATACGAGATCATGGTGATCGTGAGCCCCGACGTGGACGACCGTCAGGTCCAGGGCGTCGTGGAGAAGCCGTTCGAGGCGTTCAAGGCCGCCGGTGGCACCGTCGACAACGTCGACACCTGGGGCCGTCGTCGTCTCGCGTACGACATCCAGAAGAAGTCCGAGGGCATCTACGTGGTGCTCAACGTGACCGCTGAGCCGGCTGTCGTCAAGGAGCTCGACCGCCAGTACACGCTGAACGAGCAGATCATGCGGACGAAGGTCATCCGCCCCGACCTGCACCACTGA
- a CDS encoding single-stranded DNA-binding protein, giving the protein MAGETIITLVGNLTADPELRFTPSGAPVANFTVASTPRTFDRTTSEWKDGEAMFINCSVWRRAAENVAESLTKGMRVIVQGRLKSRSYETREGERRTVFEIDVDEVGPSLQFATAKVTRSGGGGGGGGNWGGPQQQGGSGGGDQWSSNQGQGGGYGGGGRPQQQPVSDPWASAQSDEPPF; this is encoded by the coding sequence ATGGCAGGCGAGACCATCATCACGCTCGTGGGCAACCTGACGGCTGACCCCGAGCTTCGTTTCACTCCCTCCGGGGCGCCCGTGGCGAACTTCACCGTCGCCTCGACGCCGCGCACCTTCGACCGCACCACCAGTGAGTGGAAGGACGGGGAGGCCATGTTCATCAACTGCTCGGTGTGGCGTCGGGCCGCGGAGAACGTGGCCGAGTCGCTCACCAAGGGCATGCGCGTCATCGTGCAGGGCCGGCTGAAGAGCCGCTCCTACGAGACGCGCGAGGGCGAGCGCCGCACGGTGTTCGAGATCGATGTCGACGAGGTCGGTCCCTCCCTGCAGTTCGCGACCGCGAAGGTCACCCGCTCGGGTGGCGGCGGCGGTGGCGGCGGCAACTGGGGTGGTCCCCAGCAGCAGGGCGGCTCCGGTGGTGGCGACCAGTGGTCGTCCAACCAGGGCCAGGGTGGGGGCTACGGCGGCGGAGGCCGTCCGCAGCAGCAGCCGGTGAGCGACCCCTGGGCCAGCGCCCAGAGCGACGAACCCCCGTTCTGA
- the rpsR gene encoding 30S ribosomal protein S18, which yields MAPQRKPVNKKKIAPAKSIKIGHIDYKDTATLRKFISERGKIRARRVTGLSVQEQRKVAIAIKNAREVALLPYASTAR from the coding sequence ATGGCCCCACAGCGCAAGCCTGTGAACAAGAAGAAGATCGCTCCGGCGAAGTCCATCAAGATCGGTCACATCGACTACAAGGACACCGCGACCCTGCGGAAGTTCATCTCCGAGCGCGGGAAGATCCGCGCCCGGCGTGTGACCGGCCTGTCCGTCCAGGAGCAGCGCAAGGTCGCGATCGCGATCAAGAACGCCCGCGAGGTCGCGCTGCTGCCCTACGCGTCCACCGCTCGCTGA
- the rplI gene encoding 50S ribosomal protein L9 → MKLILTAAVDHLGIAGDVVEVKDGYGRNYLLPRGHAIKWTRGAEKQIEGINRAREARTVRDNEHAVQLRTQLEELAVEVPARAGGEGRLFGAVTAADIASAIKKAGGPAVDKRSVQIGKPIKTVGEHKVGVKLTDAVVAHLPVKVVAA, encoded by the coding sequence ATGAAGCTCATTCTCACTGCCGCCGTCGACCACCTCGGCATCGCCGGTGACGTCGTCGAGGTCAAGGACGGCTACGGCCGCAACTACCTCCTGCCCCGCGGTCACGCCATCAAGTGGACCCGCGGTGCGGAGAAGCAGATCGAGGGCATCAACCGCGCCCGCGAGGCCCGCACGGTCCGCGACAACGAGCACGCCGTCCAGCTGCGCACGCAACTGGAGGAGCTCGCGGTCGAGGTCCCCGCGCGCGCCGGTGGCGAGGGTCGCCTGTTCGGTGCCGTCACGGCCGCCGACATCGCGTCCGCGATCAAGAAGGCCGGCGGCCCCGCCGTCGACAAGCGCTCGGTCCAGATCGGCAAGCCGATCAAGACCGTCGGCGAGCACAAGGTCGGCGTGAAGCTGACCGACGCCGTCGTCGCGCACCTGCCCGTGAAGGTCGTCGCCGCCTGA
- a CDS encoding DUF4349 domain-containing protein → MSTTTRLLAALAASAILLTGCGTAESPSMVEPAGAPAPAQPAGGVADGPVRGESKPADQAEPYQTGVQRQIARSASLTLVVDDVQASAERVRALAAALDGWVSEESLALTGADGIRGPVAGSWITLSVPASRLDDAIARVGELGTVRDRQASAQDVTDVVVDLDARITSLEASVKRLQELVGRSGSVADIAAVERELATRQADLEAMKSQRLYYAGIVERSSLTIALITPTQSSSTNPIQTGWSRGWAAFLESVSILITVVAAILPFALFAALVLVPLLLWRRARRAKAADVPPTTGDAPDPREEGAAASRE, encoded by the coding sequence ATGAGCACCACGACCCGCCTCCTGGCCGCCCTCGCCGCCAGCGCCATCCTGCTCACCGGCTGCGGCACCGCGGAGAGCCCCTCGATGGTCGAACCCGCCGGCGCCCCCGCCCCCGCGCAGCCCGCGGGTGGAGTTGCCGACGGCCCCGTTCGTGGCGAGTCCAAGCCCGCCGACCAGGCCGAGCCCTACCAGACCGGCGTCCAGCGCCAGATCGCACGGTCGGCGTCCCTCACGCTGGTGGTCGACGACGTACAGGCCTCGGCCGAACGCGTGCGCGCGCTCGCGGCCGCATTGGACGGCTGGGTGTCGGAGGAGTCGCTGGCCCTGACGGGCGCCGACGGCATCCGCGGCCCGGTCGCCGGCTCGTGGATCACCCTGTCGGTGCCGGCGTCCCGGCTCGACGACGCGATCGCGCGGGTGGGGGAGTTGGGCACGGTCCGCGACCGGCAGGCCAGCGCCCAGGACGTCACCGACGTCGTCGTCGACCTGGATGCCCGCATCACCAGCCTCGAGGCGTCCGTGAAGCGCCTGCAGGAGCTGGTCGGCCGCTCCGGCAGCGTCGCCGACATCGCCGCGGTCGAGCGCGAGCTCGCCACCCGGCAGGCCGACCTCGAGGCCATGAAGTCCCAGCGACTGTACTACGCGGGCATCGTCGAGCGGTCCAGCCTGACGATCGCGCTGATCACGCCGACGCAGTCGAGCTCCACCAACCCGATCCAGACCGGGTGGTCGCGCGGGTGGGCCGCGTTCCTGGAGTCGGTCTCCATCCTGATCACCGTCGTCGCGGCGATCCTCCCGTTCGCGCTGTTCGCGGCCCTCGTCCTCGTGCCGCTCCTGCTGTGGCGCCGCGCCCGTCGTGCCAAGGCCGCAGACGTGCCCCCCACGACCGGCGACGCCCCCGACCCTCGCGAGGAGGGGGCGGCGGCGTCACGCGAGTGA
- a CDS encoding type II toxin-antitoxin system PemK/MazF family toxin yields MLTPGDVVEIDLGTPIGSEAGLRRPAVVVTAGRILRGVPNVVQVVPLTRTIRRSSAEVAIEPDDTNGLAAVSSAQCQHVRSIATARIHANTGNVGPVVLGEIREVLGLLLDL; encoded by the coding sequence ATGCTGACGCCGGGTGACGTGGTCGAGATCGACCTGGGCACACCGATCGGGAGCGAGGCCGGCCTGAGGCGTCCTGCGGTCGTGGTGACGGCTGGCAGGATCCTGCGAGGCGTCCCGAACGTCGTACAGGTCGTCCCCCTGACCCGAACGATCCGACGGAGCAGCGCCGAGGTGGCCATCGAGCCCGACGACACCAACGGTCTGGCAGCCGTGTCATCGGCGCAGTGCCAGCATGTCCGTTCGATCGCGACGGCCCGCATCCATGCGAACACCGGGAACGTCGGTCCTGTGGTGCTCGGTGAGATCCGTGAGGTGCTCGGACTTCTTCTGGACCTCTAG